The sequence below is a genomic window from Thalassomonas haliotis.
GGCGGCACTATCACCCCGCCGGCTCCCTGGACAGGTTCAAAAAATAATGCGGCAATATTAGCTTTGCTGCTGATATGCTTGTTGACCAGTTTCGCACATTGCATCTCGCAAGACGGGTAGCTGCGCTCAAGCGGGCAACGGTAACAATTGGCGGCATAACCGAGCACGCTGTTGCCGGACTGGTTGCTGTAACCGACATCCCAATGCACCAGGCTGCGTGCCCCCTGGGTTTTACCGTGGAAACCGTAACGCAACGCCGCCAGGCGCTGTTTCTCTGGCGGCGCCGCAGCAAAAACCGCGCGGATCGCCGCTTCAACCGCTTCCGCCCCTGTGGTAAAAAATGCCACCCGGGTCAAGTCTTGTGGCAAGTGCCGGTTTAAGGCCTGGCAGGCCCGGGCACGCGCCACCGTACTGGCATCATGGACATTCCATAATTCATCCAGTTGCTGCTTTACCTGGGTCACAACTTCCGGGTGGTTATGACCGACATTTTGCGTGAAGATCCCGGAAGCAAAATCCAGGTACGCTTTGCCCTCAAGGTCAAATAAGTAACTGCCGCTGCCCCTGGCAAACACTACGCCTGCCAGACGGGACTCTTCCGATATGCCCGGGCTTAACAGCTGCTGTTCTGTGGCAAATACCTGCTCGCTATTCATGTTTATTGTCACCACTGAACTGAAAGACGATCAGGGCGATGACATCATT
It includes:
- a CDS encoding aspartate aminotransferase family protein produces the protein MNSEQVFATEQQLLSPGISEESRLAGVVFARGSGSYLFDLEGKAYLDFASGIFTQNVGHNHPEVVTQVKQQLDELWNVHDASTVARARACQALNRHLPQDLTRVAFFTTGAEAVEAAIRAVFAAAPPEKQRLAALRYGFHGKTQGARSLVHWDVGYSNQSGNSVLGYAANCYRCPLERSYPSCEMQCAKLVNKHISSKANIAALFFEPVQGAGGVIVPPPEYWPMIAEVCRENGILLVADEVISAGGRTGSFLACQHYGIEPDLVMAAKGLSSGFPFSVLAGREALMASGEFAGAGAASSTYGGNPMSCTAAAATLQVLENEQVLEGMEEKSRRLELGLRTLAMEHPVIGDVRGMGMLWAIEFVSCRKHKTPDIDAARTFYQQCLLSGVRTCLGGNIVRIGPPLNIADADLDAALVVFDACLAKAGAK